GACGAATCGCGCCCGCGCACTACTCGCGCGGATACACCTTCAGCGTGTCGTAGCGCTTCAGCTCCACCTGCCCTGCCGGTGCGCCCGGCCGCTTGCGGACGTCGCCCGCTCGGCACAGGTGCACCGCGATCTTGCCGCGCGCTTCACGCGCCTTGGAGTGGTACGCCGCGAGCTCGGCGGCGCGCTCCAGCACGTGGCGCGGGACGTCGTCGCCGTCGACGGCCCGCACGACGACGTGACTGCCCGCGTAGCCCCCGGCGTGCAGCCACCAGTCGTTGGGCCGCGCGACCCGGAACGTGAGGACGTCGTTGTCCACGGCCGCCTTGCCGACCAGGATCTCGCAGCCGTCCATCGCTTCCACCGTCCGGTACGCCGGCTCGCGCGCCGCTCTCCCCTGCTTCATGCCTTCCGTGCCCACTGGTGCTTGACCGGACAGCCAACAGCCCCGATCCTGACTGCATGCCTGAGAAACTGATCGAAGGACTGCGCCGCTTCCGGAGCGAGGTGTTCCCGCAATACCGGGAACACTACAGGAACCTCGTCGACGCGGGCCAGAAGCCCGCGACGCTCTTCATCGGCTGCGCCGACTCGCGCGTGATGCCCGAGATCTTCACGGGTGCCGGGCCCGGCGAGCTGTTCCACGTCCGCAACATGGGCGCGTTCGTTCCCCCGTTCGAGGACGACCGCAGCTTCCATGGCACGTCCGCCGCGATCGAGTTCGCGCTCCAGATCCTGGAAGTCGACGAGATCATCGTCTGCGGCCATACCCACTGTGGCGCGATTCGCGCCCTGTACCAGCCGCCCAACGGCACGCCGCACATCGATCGCTGGCTCGAGCTCGCCAGCGACGCGCGTCTCGACGTTCCCGGCACGAACGACGGCGAGTGCCCGGACGAGGACACTCTCCGCCGCACCGAGCAGCGCGCCATCGCACTGCAGCTCGAGCGCCTGCTCACCTATCCGCAGGTGCGCGAGCGGATCGAGGCCGGCCGCCTCTTTCTCCACGGCTGGCACTACATCATCGAGGAGGGCACGATCGACATCCTCGACGTGGAGCGCGGCGCCTTCGTGAGGATGGAGACCTGATCCCGCCTACATGGGCGGGATCGTCAGGTGGATCTCCTCGCCCGGTACGATGGCGATCTGGTTGCTGATCGGCGATCCCTGCGCCGCCAGCGGATCGGCCAGGAACCGCAGCGTCGTGATGCCGAACACCAGGTAGGACGGGATCTCGAACCGCTCCTCCGAGACCGAGGTGACGCGGCCGATCCGGACGCGCTGGCCGTTGTCGCGCACCACGTAGATCGTCATGTCGTAGCGACTCTGGTTGTCCACCGTCACGTACGTGGGCGTCTCGTCGCGCGGCTCGCCACTGCTCGCGCATGCTCCTGCCACCAGGACGAGCGCCAGACCGGCCAGTGCAGTACGCAGAAGTCTCATGATGCGGTCTCCTCCATTGGGGAAATGCGCGTGCGCAGGACCACCGGTCGGCGCGCCTTGTTCATGCGCAGGTTGAGGATCTCGACGAACACCGAGAAGCCCATCGCGAAGTAGATATAGCCCTTCGGGATATGCTGGTCGAACCCCTCGGCCACCAGCATCACGCCGATCAGCAGCAGGAAGCTGAGCGCCAGCATCTTGACCGTCGGGTGCTCACCCACGAAGCGGCTGATCGTGCCGGCGAAGGCCATCATGAAGATGATCGCAATCACCACGGCCGCCACCATCACCGCGATCTCGTCCACCATTCCCACGGCAGTGATCACGCTGTCCAGTGAGAACACGATGTCC
This DNA window, taken from Longimicrobiales bacterium, encodes the following:
- a CDS encoding NFACT RNA binding domain-containing protein; its protein translation is MKQGRAAREPAYRTVEAMDGCEILVGKAAVDNDVLTFRVARPNDWWLHAGGYAGSHVVVRAVDGDDVPRHVLERAAELAAYHSKAREARGKIAVHLCRAGDVRKRPGAPAGQVELKRYDTLKVYPRE
- a CDS encoding carbonic anhydrase; its protein translation is MPEKLIEGLRRFRSEVFPQYREHYRNLVDAGQKPATLFIGCADSRVMPEIFTGAGPGELFHVRNMGAFVPPFEDDRSFHGTSAAIEFALQILEVDEIIVCGHTHCGAIRALYQPPNGTPHIDRWLELASDARLDVPGTNDGECPDEDTLRRTEQRAIALQLERLLTYPQVRERIEAGRLFLHGWHYIIEEGTIDILDVERGAFVRMET
- a CDS encoding TerC family protein: LDHEISGRDLILLLGGLFLIAKATSEIHDRLEGEEGHTSKKVAPSLASVLIQIALLDIVFSLDSVITAVGMVDEIAVMVAAVVIAIIFMMAFAGTISRFVGEHPTVKMLALSFLLLIGVMLVAEGFDQHIPKGYIYFAMGFSVFVEILNLRMNKARRPVVLRTRISPMEETAS